The DNA window TGTGTTCCATAGCGTACTGCACGCTCTGTTCCAGCGTCATCGGCTCGGCCGAGGCGATCGGGTCAGATGCGATCACAAGTCCGCCGACAGCCGCGCAGATCACGAGCCTTGCGAAAAACCGTGTCTTCTTCATGTCCACATCCTTCACTCCGAATCTTCGCCGGTATGATCGGCATCGGCGAGATTGAGCTTTGTCGCCAGGTCGTCGAGAAACTCGCGCATGGCACCGATCTTGACCATCATGAGCCCCTGTTTCGCAGGATGGCCCATGACGACGAGCTTGTCCCCGGTCTGAATGTCGAGCTTCTTCCTCGCCTCGGCGGGAATCACGACCTGTCCGCGTTCGCCCACGTTGACCGTCCCGAAGAAGCAGTCCTCCATCCTCGGATGGCCTGCACTTGGTTCTGTCAAAACTTTCACCTCTTTCGGAAACGTATGAAAGTTCATACAAATCACACGCCCACCAGATTATACTCGGACGCCCGTCGGCTGTCAATACCCGTTCTGGGCCGCGCTGACGACCAGTGGCGTAAGCTTTG is part of the Armatimonadota bacterium genome and encodes:
- a CDS encoding AbrB/MazE/SpoVT family DNA-binding domain-containing protein, yielding MEDCFFGTVNVGERGQVVIPAEARKKLDIQTGDKLVVMGHPAKQGLMMVKIGAMREFLDDLATKLNLADADHTGEDSE